From one Magnolia sinica isolate HGM2019 chromosome 18, MsV1, whole genome shotgun sequence genomic stretch:
- the LOC131233799 gene encoding annexin D8-like isoform X3, which translates to MLWATHMATNPSSSRENHEKACKEIHDTWDRLNHLGQALAHKTRIELRQIRDTYMAMYGEDLAHQLQKTHATNPKNQICSILAMWVMDPHERDAVVARDAIEQGDTMHKALIEIYIGRKSSQLLLTQQAYNAKFKSHLDQDISITEPPTPYQRILVALATSHKSHHADISQHVAKCDAKRLFEAGEGSIGAIDESIVLEILTKRSIPQLKLTLSCYKHIYGHDYVKSLKKETSGEFEDSLRAAMKCMYTPSKYYAKMDG; encoded by the exons ATGCTCTGGGCTACTCACATGGCTACAAATCCTAGTTCCTCAAGGGAAAATCACGAGAAGGCTTGCAAGGAGATACATGACACATGGGACCGGCTAAACCACTTGGGCCAAGCCCTGGCCCACAAGACCCGCATCGAACTACGGCAGATCAGGGACAcatacatggccatgtatggAGAAGACCTGGCCCATCAACTCCAAAAGACCCATGCAACTAACCCCAAGAATCAG ATATGTTCTATCTTGGCCATGTGGGTGATGGATCCACATGAGCGGGACGCCGTCGTGGCAAGGGATGCGATCGAGCAAGGAGATACCATGCACAAAGCTCTCATCGAGATCTACATTGGGCGGAAATCGAGCCAGCTACTCCTCACACAACAGGCCTACAATGCAAAGTTTAAGAGCCATCTAGACCAAGATATCAGCATCACCGAACCTCCCACCCCTTACCAAAGA ATTCTCGTCGCCCTTGCGACATCTCACAAATCCCACCATGCTGACATTAGCCAACATGTCGCAAAATGCGATGCGAAGAGGTTGTTCGAAGCCGGGGAGGGAAGCATCGGAGCAATTGACGAGTCGATAGTCCTTGAGATACTCACTAAGAGAAGCATCCCCCAACTCAAGCTCACACTCTCTTGCTACAAACACATCTATGGACACGACTATGTAAAG TCACTGAAGAAGGAAACCTCCGGGGAGTTTGAAGATTCCTTAAGGGCAGCTATGAAATGCATGTACACACCATCTAAGTATTATGCAAAG ATGGATGGTTGA
- the LOC131233799 gene encoding annexin D8-like isoform X1, translated as MLWATHMATNPSSSRENHEKACKEIHDTWDRLNHLGQALAHKTRIELRQIRDTYMAMYGEDLAHQLQKTHATNPKNQICSILAMWVMDPHERDAVVARDAIEQGDTMHKALIEIYIGRKSSQLLLTQQAYNAKFKSHLDQDISITEPPTPYQRILVALATSHKSHHADISQHVAKCDAKRLFEAGEGSIGAIDESIVLEILTKRSIPQLKLTLSCYKHIYGHDYVKSLKKETSGEFEDSLRAAMKCMYTPSKYYAKVLYTCIKGTMTDKSSLARVMVSRAEIDMDEIQSVFHGKYGLKLEDAICESIPKGDYRDFLLALATKV; from the exons ATGCTCTGGGCTACTCACATGGCTACAAATCCTAGTTCCTCAAGGGAAAATCACGAGAAGGCTTGCAAGGAGATACATGACACATGGGACCGGCTAAACCACTTGGGCCAAGCCCTGGCCCACAAGACCCGCATCGAACTACGGCAGATCAGGGACAcatacatggccatgtatggAGAAGACCTGGCCCATCAACTCCAAAAGACCCATGCAACTAACCCCAAGAATCAG ATATGTTCTATCTTGGCCATGTGGGTGATGGATCCACATGAGCGGGACGCCGTCGTGGCAAGGGATGCGATCGAGCAAGGAGATACCATGCACAAAGCTCTCATCGAGATCTACATTGGGCGGAAATCGAGCCAGCTACTCCTCACACAACAGGCCTACAATGCAAAGTTTAAGAGCCATCTAGACCAAGATATCAGCATCACCGAACCTCCCACCCCTTACCAAAGA ATTCTCGTCGCCCTTGCGACATCTCACAAATCCCACCATGCTGACATTAGCCAACATGTCGCAAAATGCGATGCGAAGAGGTTGTTCGAAGCCGGGGAGGGAAGCATCGGAGCAATTGACGAGTCGATAGTCCTTGAGATACTCACTAAGAGAAGCATCCCCCAACTCAAGCTCACACTCTCTTGCTACAAACACATCTATGGACACGACTATGTAAAG TCACTGAAGAAGGAAACCTCCGGGGAGTTTGAAGATTCCTTAAGGGCAGCTATGAAATGCATGTACACACCATCTAAGTATTATGCAAAG GTGTTGTACACGTGCATCAAAGGGACGATGACGGACAAAAGCTCCTTGGCACGTGTGATGGTGAGCAGGGCAGAGATAGACATGGATGAGATTCAAAGTGTCTTTCATGGGAAGTATGGCCTGAAGCTAGAAGATGCCATATGTGAGAGCATTCCAAAGGGAGACTACAGGGATTTTCTTCTTGCACTGGCAACAAAGGTTTAA
- the LOC131233799 gene encoding annexin D8-like isoform X2, with the protein MAMYGEDLAHQLQKTHATNPKNQICSILAMWVMDPHERDAVVARDAIEQGDTMHKALIEIYIGRKSSQLLLTQQAYNAKFKSHLDQDISITEPPTPYQRILVALATSHKSHHADISQHVAKCDAKRLFEAGEGSIGAIDESIVLEILTKRSIPQLKLTLSCYKHIYGHDYVKSLKKETSGEFEDSLRAAMKCMYTPSKYYAKVLYTCIKGTMTDKSSLARVMVSRAEIDMDEIQSVFHGKYGLKLEDAICESIPKGDYRDFLLALATKV; encoded by the exons atggccatgtatggAGAAGACCTGGCCCATCAACTCCAAAAGACCCATGCAACTAACCCCAAGAATCAG ATATGTTCTATCTTGGCCATGTGGGTGATGGATCCACATGAGCGGGACGCCGTCGTGGCAAGGGATGCGATCGAGCAAGGAGATACCATGCACAAAGCTCTCATCGAGATCTACATTGGGCGGAAATCGAGCCAGCTACTCCTCACACAACAGGCCTACAATGCAAAGTTTAAGAGCCATCTAGACCAAGATATCAGCATCACCGAACCTCCCACCCCTTACCAAAGA ATTCTCGTCGCCCTTGCGACATCTCACAAATCCCACCATGCTGACATTAGCCAACATGTCGCAAAATGCGATGCGAAGAGGTTGTTCGAAGCCGGGGAGGGAAGCATCGGAGCAATTGACGAGTCGATAGTCCTTGAGATACTCACTAAGAGAAGCATCCCCCAACTCAAGCTCACACTCTCTTGCTACAAACACATCTATGGACACGACTATGTAAAG TCACTGAAGAAGGAAACCTCCGGGGAGTTTGAAGATTCCTTAAGGGCAGCTATGAAATGCATGTACACACCATCTAAGTATTATGCAAAG GTGTTGTACACGTGCATCAAAGGGACGATGACGGACAAAAGCTCCTTGGCACGTGTGATGGTGAGCAGGGCAGAGATAGACATGGATGAGATTCAAAGTGTCTTTCATGGGAAGTATGGCCTGAAGCTAGAAGATGCCATATGTGAGAGCATTCCAAAGGGAGACTACAGGGATTTTCTTCTTGCACTGGCAACAAAGGTTTAA